In a single window of the Olivibacter sp. SDN3 genome:
- a CDS encoding mandelate racemase/muconate lactonizing enzyme family protein translates to MLITHVEIYRFSIKMEPFVIATGTMDYAQNTLIKVYTDQGLIGFGECSAFPMIVGETQDTCLVLARDFAHIWKNKNPLDIKARLNELHRYIAGNMTIKSAFDMALYDLAAKSSGVPLYKYLKGEVKPITTDITVGIDAPEIMAQKALNFKEQGATILKVKLGKEPDEDIRRIKQIRDVIGSQIPIRIDANQGWTYNEAITVLSALATANIEFCEQPMRTYNDFLLPKLRSVSPIAIMADESCYDHFDAKRLIRENACDAINIKLAKSGGINEAMKIHDIAYTNQVPCMIGGMLESRLALSAKVHLAYACPGIKYFDMDTCMIGHLEDPITNGVTFDGFQVNITEAPGIGASVDDSFLKSCEKWVI, encoded by the coding sequence ATGCTCATAACACATGTAGAAATTTATCGCTTCAGTATCAAAATGGAACCCTTTGTTATTGCAACCGGTACCATGGACTATGCACAGAACACGCTAATAAAAGTTTATACCGATCAGGGGCTAATTGGTTTTGGAGAATGCTCGGCTTTTCCGATGATTGTAGGAGAAACACAGGATACCTGCCTGGTTCTAGCTAGAGATTTTGCACATATTTGGAAAAATAAAAACCCTTTAGATATAAAGGCGCGTTTGAATGAGCTCCACCGGTATATTGCGGGAAATATGACCATAAAAAGTGCTTTTGATATGGCTCTTTATGATCTAGCGGCTAAGTCTTCCGGTGTTCCACTATATAAATATCTCAAGGGTGAAGTGAAACCAATTACAACGGATATAACTGTTGGGATAGATGCACCCGAAATAATGGCTCAAAAAGCCCTTAACTTTAAAGAGCAGGGGGCTACCATACTTAAGGTGAAATTAGGAAAAGAACCGGATGAAGATATTCGTCGTATTAAACAGATAAGAGACGTAATCGGTTCTCAGATTCCCATCCGGATAGATGCCAATCAAGGATGGACCTATAATGAAGCGATAACCGTACTTAGTGCTTTGGCCACGGCTAATATTGAATTCTGCGAGCAACCGATGCGCACTTATAACGATTTTCTATTGCCTAAATTGAGGTCTGTATCGCCTATTGCGATTATGGCCGATGAAAGTTGCTATGATCACTTTGATGCGAAACGTTTAATTAGAGAAAACGCTTGTGATGCAATAAACATCAAGCTGGCAAAATCGGGAGGTATCAATGAAGCGATGAAAATTCATGACATCGCTTACACCAATCAGGTGCCGTGTATGATAGGTGGTATGTTGGAAAGCAGACTGGCGCTATCAGCTAAGGTACATTTAGCATATGCGTGCCCCGGGATAAAATATTTCGATATGGATACCTGTATGATCGGACATCTGGAAGATCCCATAACCAATGGCGTCACTTTTGATGGTTTTCAGGTCAATATTACCGAAGCACCTGGGATCGGCGCTTCGGTAGATGATTCTTTTTTAAAATCATGTGAAAAATGGGTGATTTAA